From a single Drosophila sulfurigaster albostrigata strain 15112-1811.04 chromosome 3, ASM2355843v2, whole genome shotgun sequence genomic region:
- the LOC133840747 gene encoding trypsin alpha-3-like isoform X2 → MYDEVMHLTRSMVVVGGTPNRLIEVSDTTTRAIRSIYVPKTFLSGNTDNIAVLHLVHRWPTNNPSIDIINLPTAEPNYGDVYMVLGWGRFFKGGPLAGNLVHIYVKLIEREKCQQIVSKLQPDMLCAGNESEPVDVHPCAGDNGGPMIVNETIYGLVSYRLGCGQVSMPSVYTDVWYHMDWINDIIQNSCPAKLKLSLLALIMLSIWQIV, encoded by the exons ATGTACGATGAG GTTATGCATTTGACTAGATCAATGGTCGTTGTGGGGGGCACACCAAATCGCCTGATAGAAGTTTCcgatacaacaacaagagctaTCAGAAGTATTTATGTGCCAAAAACGTTTCTGAGTGGGAATACAGACAATATTGCAGTACTGCATTTGGTTCATCGTTGGCCCACAAATAATCCCAGCATCGATATCATTAATCTGCCCACTGCAGAGCCCAACTATGGCGATGTTTACATGGTGCTGGGCTGGGGACGCTTCTTCAAG GGTGGACCGTTGGCTGGCAATTTGGTGCACATTTATGTCAAGTTAATCGAGCGTGAGAAATGCCAGCAAATCGTTTCCAAGCTGCAGCCCGATATGCTCTGCGCTGGCAATGAAAGCGAACCCGTCGATGTCCATCCCTGTGCGGGGGATAATGGTGGTCCGATGATCGTCAACGAGACGATCTATGGCCTGGTATCGTATCGCTTGGGCTGTGGTCAGGTCTCAATGCCTTCGGTTTACACGGATGTGTGGTACCACATGGATTGGATCAACGATATCATTCAAAATAGTTGTCCAGCGAAGCTCAAGCTTTCGCTGTTGGCATTGATAATGCTGTCAATTTGGCAGATAgtttaa
- the LOC133840746 gene encoding putative trypsin-6 codes for MLFLLPNCRLLCICLAFLLPHVECNFLELQRSKRIAEGILVTQQEKLRTSVVSLRSRSPQAYFGDNHFCSGCLLNDMFIITSARCVTHPSKTQLRPREIVIVAGTSIRLNHTVNTIQLVVTFSAVHVNFTMYNYNDIALLRTETVEQGNLFVNVLPSLVLPPPYGTHCTVMGWGRLFKDGPLASTLTMLDVELYTPEQCRQLIPQFGADMLCAGNLNEPNVVPVGPCPGDTGGPLFCNGSLTGIVSYTLGCAQRDFPSIYTNVHHHLDWIYEYLDRGGQPKLLHLQVHQLLLLLLLYCVA; via the exons ATGTTGTTTCTCCTCCCCAATTGTCGCTTGCTGTGCATTTGTCTGGCATTTCTGTTGCCCCATGTCGAGTGCAATTTTCTGGAGCTGCAACGTTCAAAGCGCATTGCCGAGGGAATTTTGGTAACGCAACAGGAAAAATTGCGCACCTCGGTTGTGTCGTTGCGCTCCCGTTCGCCTCAAGCCTACTTCGGGGACAATCACTTCTGTTCGGGCTGCCTGCTGAACGATATGTTCATCATAACCTCCGCTCGGTGCGTCACACATCCCAGCAAGACTCAGCTTCGACCACGCGAGATTGTCATTGTGGCCGGGACAAGCATAAGACTGAACCACACGGTGAACACAATCCAGCTGGTGGTTACGTTCTCGGCGGTTCATGTCAATTTCACCATGTACAATTACAATGACATTGCGCTGCTGCGCACGGAGACTGTGGAGCAGGGCAACCTCTTTGTGAATGTCTTGCCATCGCTGGTGTTGCCACCGCCCTATGGCACGCATTGCACGGTGATGGGCTGGGGGCGACTCTTCAAG GATGGACCCTTGGCCTCCACTTTAACCATGCTGGACGTGGAGCTCTATACGCCGGAGCAGTGTCGCCAGCTGATACCACAATTCGGAGCTGATATGCTGTGCGCCGGCAATCTGAACGAGCCGAATGTGGTGCCTGTGGGTCCGTGTCCCGGCGACACGGGTGGCCCGCTCTTTTGCAATGGCTCACTTACTGGCATCGTCTCGTATACGCTGGGCTGTGCTCAGCGTGACTTTCCCAGCATCTACACGAATGTCCATCATCATCTGGACTGGATATACGAGTATCTCGATCGCGGCGGGCAGCCAAAGCTGTTGCACTTGCAAGTGCATCaactgctcttgctgctgttgctttattGTGTAGCTTAG
- the LOC133840747 gene encoding trypsin-2-like isoform X1, translated as MIYRNCSILDILLLLLLCTPLDTNRAKRLSTPDCDDETHKVEKYVVSIRSRRPQTMFGDNHFCVGTIVAPKFVLTTAKCTMSDRKVMHLTRSMVVVGGTPNRLIEVSDTTTRAIRSIYVPKTFLSGNTDNIAVLHLVHRWPTNNPSIDIINLPTAEPNYGDVYMVLGWGRFFKGGPLAGNLVHIYVKLIEREKCQQIVSKLQPDMLCAGNESEPVDVHPCAGDNGGPMIVNETIYGLVSYRLGCGQVSMPSVYTDVWYHMDWINDIIQNSCPAKLKLSLLALIMLSIWQIV; from the exons ATGATCTATAGAAATTGTTCGATTTTGGAtatattgttgctgcttcttctctgCACTCCACTGGACACGAATCGAGCTAAGCGATTATCTACGCCAGACTGCGACGACGAAACACACAAGGTGGAAAAGTATGTGGTGTCGATTCGTTCTCGACGACCGCAGACCATGTTTGGCGACAATCATTTCTGTGTCGGCACCATTGTTGCCCCCAAATTTGTGCTAACCACAGCGAAATGTACGATGAG CGATCGCAAGGTTATGCATTTGACTAGATCAATGGTCGTTGTGGGGGGCACACCAAATCGCCTGATAGAAGTTTCcgatacaacaacaagagctaTCAGAAGTATTTATGTGCCAAAAACGTTTCTGAGTGGGAATACAGACAATATTGCAGTACTGCATTTGGTTCATCGTTGGCCCACAAATAATCCCAGCATCGATATCATTAATCTGCCCACTGCAGAGCCCAACTATGGCGATGTTTACATGGTGCTGGGCTGGGGACGCTTCTTCAAG GGTGGACCGTTGGCTGGCAATTTGGTGCACATTTATGTCAAGTTAATCGAGCGTGAGAAATGCCAGCAAATCGTTTCCAAGCTGCAGCCCGATATGCTCTGCGCTGGCAATGAAAGCGAACCCGTCGATGTCCATCCCTGTGCGGGGGATAATGGTGGTCCGATGATCGTCAACGAGACGATCTATGGCCTGGTATCGTATCGCTTGGGCTGTGGTCAGGTCTCAATGCCTTCGGTTTACACGGATGTGTGGTACCACATGGATTGGATCAACGATATCATTCAAAATAGTTGTCCAGCGAAGCTCAAGCTTTCGCTGTTGGCATTGATAATGCTGTCAATTTGGCAGATAgtttaa